From the Endozoicomonas sp. Mp262 genome, the window GAGAATTAAATGCTTAAAAAAATAGACTTTATCATGCTGTCGGTTTTGGGAGGGAGTATTGTGGCATCAGGCTATATTAATACTTCCTCGGACTGGTCTGCATCATCAGTGTTCGTGGTAACGGCACCTCATCAGGAAGTGGCTTTATCCCGGGATGCTGGTGAAACGGTAAAACCCGCTGAGGCATTACCTGATTTTAGTGTTATCAGGGATGTTCATCAGAAAAAACAGGCGTTTTTCGATTATATGAAACCTTTGGTTGAGCAGGAGAACCAGAAGGTGCGGGTTCTCAGGGGACAGATTTTAGGGCTAAAGGAAAAGCCTGAAATGACAGTCTCTGAGAAACAGTGGTTAATGGATATGGCTGGGAAATACCGAATTGATGTGGGGGATCAATTTGATAGGACTCTGTTTAGAGCTGTATTGGCCCGGGTAGATATTATTCCTGT encodes:
- a CDS encoding glucosaminidase domain-containing protein — protein: MLKKIDFIMLSVLGGSIVASGYINTSSDWSASSVFVVTAPHQEVALSRDAGETVKPAEALPDFSVIRDVHQKKQAFFDYMKPLVEQENQKVRVLRGQILGLKEKPEMTVSEKQWLMDMAGKYRIDVGDQFDRTLFRAVLARVDIIPVSLALAQSANESAWGTSRFAVEGHNLFGQWCFSKGCGLVPSGRPAGASYEVRRFATVSDSVRAYIHNLNTHPNYQEMRDIRLERRLLKEPVTGPSLAEGLHAYSIRGEDYVNELTGMIASNGLLKYDLKGQAPST